The proteins below are encoded in one region of Apium graveolens cultivar Ventura chromosome 4, ASM990537v1, whole genome shotgun sequence:
- the LOC141720177 gene encoding protein MRG1-like: protein MPKSKTGVDFMNCSSDNSLYEEGEKVWASYSDKWYEAKGWNKRWDEWLGTDRLMKFTDENIQIQLAKNTKSGHKGKAKQSNEDIQNQLATNTKSDDKGKAKESDEILLAEENMNIEIPRMLKKQLVDDSEFVTRLGKLVKLPRTPNVDDILKKYFRFKVKKNNIHPSSDMLSVKLPEILQAVNIEEEMRMKLKHEILSLIKFLQENQSTFFLSTYQTPEDLDAEKK from the exons GAAGGTGAGAAAGTTTGGGCTTCTTATAGTGACAAATGGTATGAGGCCAAG GGTTGGAATAAAAG ATGGGATGAATGGCTGGGAACTGATCGTCTGATGAAGTTTACTGATGAGAATATTCAAATTCAGTTGGCTAAGAACACTAAGTCTGGCCATAAGGGAAAAGCCAAGCAATCTAATGAAGATATTCAAAATCAGTTGGCTACAAACACTAAGTCTGACGATAAGGGAAAAGCAAAGGAGTCTGATG AAATCTTGTTAGCGGAGGAGAATATGAATATTGAAATTCCAAGAATGCTAAAGAAACAACTAGTGGATGATTCTGAATTTGTAACCCGCCTAGGCAAG CTTGTTAAGCTTCCTCGCACCCCAAATGTCGATGACATATTGAAGAAGTACTTTAGGTTCAAAGTGAAAAAGAATAACAT TCATCCATCTTCTGACATGCTTTCTG TTAAGTTACCGGAGATCCTACAAGCGGTAAATATTGAAGAAGAAATGCGGATGAAGCTCAAACATGAGATACTGAGCTTGATAAA GTTTTTGCAGGAAAATCAAAGTACTTTTTTCCTTTCTACTTACCAGACCCCTGAAGATCTGGATGCAGAGAAGAAATAA